A genome region from Sediminispirochaeta bajacaliforniensis DSM 16054 includes the following:
- a CDS encoding DmpA family aminopeptidase produces MLARSWGLCPGRLQPGPLNSIADVGGVCVGHVTYCEGDIQTGVTALLPHRGNIFRQKVPAACHVINGFGKSAGLIQLNELGNIETPIILTSTLNVGTAFQGLVEHALRENPEIGRSTGTVNPLVLECNDGFLNDIRRPVLKKADIFQAVEAAAASGTLQEGAVGAGRGMSCYELKGGIGSASRTFIVDGKTINLGALVLTNYGRLPDLRIGGDPVGSRLAILSSETKRRPEQREQGSVIVLLATDAPLDSRQLLRLARRGEAGLARCGSFIAGGSGEIVVAFSTAYTIPHIPERAYIDCRCLHDDYLDTPFLAAVEAIEEAVLNSMIASETVTGRVGNTRHSLSEYLAGLGYSHSE; encoded by the coding sequence ATGCTTGCCAGGAGCTGGGGACTATGTCCCGGCAGGTTACAGCCCGGGCCGTTGAACTCGATTGCCGATGTCGGAGGGGTTTGTGTTGGACACGTTACCTACTGCGAGGGGGACATTCAGACGGGGGTTACGGCACTTCTTCCACATCGCGGGAATATCTTCCGCCAGAAGGTCCCCGCCGCGTGCCATGTCATAAACGGTTTTGGGAAGAGTGCCGGGCTTATCCAGCTTAACGAGCTCGGCAATATCGAGACCCCGATCATCCTTACCAGTACGCTGAATGTCGGGACCGCTTTTCAGGGATTGGTGGAACATGCCCTTCGGGAAAACCCCGAGATCGGCAGGAGCACCGGCACCGTCAATCCGCTGGTCCTCGAATGCAACGATGGTTTTCTCAACGACATTCGCCGTCCCGTTTTGAAAAAAGCGGATATCTTTCAAGCCGTTGAGGCTGCCGCGGCAAGTGGCACCCTTCAGGAAGGGGCTGTCGGCGCTGGCCGGGGAATGAGTTGTTACGAACTCAAAGGCGGTATCGGCTCCGCCTCCAGAACCTTTATCGTCGATGGCAAGACCATCAATCTTGGAGCCCTCGTTCTGACCAACTATGGACGCCTGCCTGATTTGCGGATCGGCGGAGATCCTGTCGGCAGCCGTCTGGCGATCCTGTCTTCCGAAACAAAGAGACGCCCCGAGCAGCGGGAACAGGGCTCGGTCATTGTCCTGCTTGCAACCGATGCCCCTCTGGACAGTCGTCAGTTGCTTAGGCTGGCGCGGCGGGGGGAGGCGGGGCTGGCCCGCTGCGGCTCCTTTATCGCCGGGGGGAGTGGGGAGATTGTCGTTGCTTTTTCCACCGCCTATACCATCCCTCATATTCCGGAAAGGGCCTATATCGATTGCCGTTGTCTGCATGACGACTATCTGGACACCCCGTTCCTTGCTGCTGTAGAAGCGATCGAGGAGGCGGTCCTCAATTCCATGATCGCTTCCGAAACGGTCACAGGCCGGGTCGGCAATACCCGGCATTCTTTGTCGGAGTATCTGGCGGGCCTTGGGTACTCCCATTCGGAGTGA
- a CDS encoding nucleoside hydrolase — MSKVRPVIIDTDPGHDDAIAIMTLMAHPELVKVLGFTTVAGNQSLELVTKNMLMIAELTKSRVPIVMGASKPLERELETGEHAHGSSGMDGHDLPSPARLPLEVDYLSFLRETIVSSPEKVSIVALGPLTNIAGLLTRYPELGGRIEEISMMGGGLSNGNITPAAEFNFYVDPEAAALVFASGVPITMSGLDVTEKALIYPRQWEALHQGGASSRFFAQLLDFYNIASRQFGFEGSALHDLCAALWILKPDLFESAYYHVAIETRGELTRGMSLADRRRIPSQPPNARVLLDIDREGLVSYLLESLKRLDEMIVSTGR; from the coding sequence ATGAGTAAGGTACGTCCTGTCATCATCGATACCGATCCCGGCCATGATGATGCGATTGCCATCATGACCCTGATGGCCCATCCCGAACTGGTAAAGGTCCTTGGGTTCACCACCGTTGCCGGGAATCAGAGCCTGGAATTGGTCACGAAAAACATGCTCATGATTGCCGAACTGACGAAAAGCCGGGTGCCGATCGTCATGGGCGCCTCAAAACCCCTGGAACGGGAGCTTGAAACGGGCGAACACGCCCACGGCAGTTCGGGAATGGATGGCCACGATCTGCCTTCTCCAGCCCGTTTGCCTCTTGAGGTGGATTACCTTTCTTTCCTGCGTGAGACCATTGTTTCTTCCCCCGAAAAGGTTTCCATCGTTGCTTTAGGCCCGCTAACCAATATTGCCGGGCTTCTTACCCGTTACCCCGAGCTTGGTGGACGGATCGAAGAGATATCCATGATGGGCGGGGGACTTTCCAACGGAAATATCACCCCGGCGGCCGAATTCAACTTCTATGTCGATCCCGAGGCGGCCGCCCTTGTCTTTGCATCGGGGGTTCCCATTACCATGAGCGGCCTTGATGTGACCGAAAAGGCGCTGATCTATCCCCGGCAGTGGGAAGCGCTTCACCAAGGGGGAGCTTCTTCCCGGTTTTTTGCCCAGCTGCTTGATTTCTACAACATCGCTTCCAGACAATTCGGCTTCGAGGGTAGTGCCCTGCACGACCTTTGCGCCGCCCTCTGGATCCTGAAGCCCGATCTGTTTGAATCCGCATACTACCACGTTGCCATAGAAACCAGGGGAGAGCTTACCCGCGGCATGAGCCTTGCCGACCGCAGGAGAATTCCGTCCCAGCCTCCGAATGCGCGGGTTCTTCTGGACATCGACCGTGAGGGGCTTGTTTCATACCTTCTGGAGAGCCTGAAACGGCTTGATGAAATGATTGTATCGACCGGCCGGTAG
- a CDS encoding ABC transporter permease, with the protein MFWHLIFSSSFLFSVLRVSTPIVFAALGALISDRAGIVNIGLEGIMLTAALGGVIGSAYTGSAALGLFFAILSGVLFSAILAWFTLKMKTDVILGGIALNLFASGGTIFLLSILTGEKGTSSSLPSKVLPDITLPLIARIPVLGDILSGHNLLTYVCILSVVGLWYLMNHTPLGFWIRAVGENHHAAESVGIDVFRIRFAALLMSGLFAALGGAFLSMGYVSWFSRDMSAGRGWIALAAEAMGGGLVVRTTITAAFFGLADALANTLQTINLPSELVKTIPYLGTIIGLALYAVRRSSREQKKGRS; encoded by the coding sequence ATGTTTTGGCATCTCATTTTCTCATCAAGTTTTCTCTTTTCGGTCCTGCGGGTAAGCACTCCGATCGTCTTTGCCGCTCTCGGTGCACTGATCTCGGATCGCGCGGGAATCGTCAATATCGGACTGGAGGGTATTATGCTCACCGCCGCCCTCGGCGGCGTTATCGGAAGCGCCTATACCGGGAGTGCCGCCCTCGGCCTTTTCTTTGCCATCCTCTCAGGGGTGTTGTTTTCGGCAATCCTTGCCTGGTTTACTCTCAAGATGAAAACCGATGTTATTCTCGGCGGTATCGCTCTGAATCTCTTTGCCTCGGGAGGGACCATCTTTCTCCTTTCCATCCTGACAGGAGAGAAGGGGACATCCTCTTCCCTGCCGAGCAAGGTGCTGCCGGATATCACATTGCCGCTTATTGCGCGCATCCCCGTTCTCGGCGATATTCTTTCGGGGCATAACCTGTTGACCTACGTCTGCATACTTTCTGTTGTGGGGCTTTGGTATCTGATGAACCACACCCCTCTGGGCTTCTGGATCAGGGCCGTGGGAGAAAACCACCATGCGGCCGAGTCCGTCGGCATCGATGTTTTCAGGATCCGCTTTGCTGCGCTTTTGATGAGCGGGCTCTTTGCCGCGCTTGGCGGGGCCTTCCTCTCCATGGGCTATGTCTCCTGGTTTTCCCGTGATATGTCGGCCGGACGTGGATGGATCGCCCTGGCAGCCGAGGCAATGGGGGGCGGTTTGGTGGTTCGCACCACCATAACGGCCGCTTTCTTCGGCCTTGCCGATGCCCTTGCAAACACCCTGCAGACCATCAATCTTCCCTCGGAGTTGGTAAAAACCATCCCGTATCTCGGCACCATCATCGGACTTGCCCTCTATGCGGTGAGGCGAAGCAGCCGAGAGCAAAAGAAGGGGCGGTCATGA
- a CDS encoding ABC transporter permease, whose amino-acid sequence MNEGFFKTVRLAVAILLSLLLAFIIISLVSKNPLRTMGLFLFGPLKNVRYLGNVIELTIPLIFAGLSTAILFQANLFNLGAEGIFYFSGLTAAFVAVLVPIANPFLHVSAAIAAGAVMGMVVALVPGYLRAKWNASELVSSLMMNSILAGVGLYLLNNVIRDKDLTEIASLKLAPSALLPRIIPRTRIHLGLVICLCFVAGVYLFSRRHRIGYLLRMFGFNHRFVEYSGFSSFSMIIIAHLLAGFIAGVGGSVEVLGMYDRFRWASLPGLGFDGALVAMLARNKPLPVLGSALFLAYIRTGADIMARQADVPAEMVSIVQAVIILLISADRFLHGLEERRILKKALA is encoded by the coding sequence ATGAACGAGGGGTTTTTTAAAACGGTCCGTCTGGCGGTAGCCATTCTCCTGTCGCTCCTGCTTGCCTTCATCATCATCTCACTGGTAAGCAAGAACCCGCTACGCACCATGGGACTTTTTCTTTTCGGTCCCCTGAAAAATGTCCGCTATCTCGGAAATGTCATAGAACTCACCATTCCCCTGATCTTTGCCGGACTTTCGACGGCCATTCTGTTTCAGGCAAATCTTTTCAACCTGGGAGCCGAGGGGATCTTCTATTTCTCGGGTTTGACCGCCGCCTTTGTGGCCGTACTGGTTCCCATTGCCAATCCCTTTCTGCATGTAAGCGCTGCCATTGCCGCAGGAGCAGTGATGGGAATGGTCGTTGCCCTTGTGCCCGGTTATCTCAGGGCAAAGTGGAACGCCAGCGAGCTGGTATCCTCGCTTATGATGAACAGCATTCTTGCGGGAGTGGGTCTTTATCTTCTTAACAACGTTATACGCGACAAAGATCTGACGGAAATAGCCTCGTTAAAGCTGGCTCCCTCCGCACTGCTTCCGCGTATTATTCCGAGGACCAGGATTCACCTCGGCCTGGTGATCTGCCTCTGTTTTGTCGCCGGTGTCTATCTTTTTTCCCGGCGCCATCGTATCGGCTACCTCCTCAGGATGTTCGGCTTCAACCACCGCTTCGTGGAGTATTCCGGCTTTTCCAGTTTCAGCATGATTATCATAGCCCATCTTCTTGCCGGTTTCATTGCCGGGGTGGGAGGAAGCGTGGAGGTTCTCGGCATGTACGACCGATTTCGCTGGGCATCCCTGCCGGGGCTCGGATTCGACGGGGCGCTGGTGGCGATGCTGGCCCGTAACAAACCCCTTCCGGTGCTTGGCTCCGCCCTCTTTCTTGCCTATATCCGGACCGGTGCCGATATCATGGCCCGGCAGGCGGATGTCCCTGCGGAAATGGTTTCCATCGTACAGGCGGTAATCATTCTCCTGATTTCGGCGGACCGTTTCCTCCATGGTCTCGAAGAACGACGAATCCTGAAAAAGGCGTTGGCATAG
- a CDS encoding ABC transporter ATP-binding protein, giving the protein MEPALVLEGITKVYPGVVANRNISFSLNEGEIHAICGENGAGKSTLMKIIFGMEQPSEGKIFLKGKEVHIRSPQDAIDLGIGMVHQHFMLVPSFTVAENLVLGMEPSRYTKLDKGKAIAETREVAEQFELKVTPEARVEDIGVAMMQKLEILKALYRGARILILDEPTAVLTPQETDELFEQLLVLKKRGHTIVFISHKLKEVKQISDRITVIRKGEVAGRFLTSQVDEREISEAMIGKIMSGGTKWKRVSPGRQALRAEALSLVDTNGRPVLRKLSFSLREGEILGVAGVEGNGQRELIELITGQRRLQEGSLSYGEKELRPRNIGQVRSLGLAYIPEDRMRNGCATGGAIWENLITNRLSDKRFSRRSWLRKREIENDSRTLVGEYDIRCSSIADSVGQLSGGNIQKVVVARECASDPSILVADQPTRGVDINSAEQIHRKIIEMSRNQTAVLLVSADLGELLDLCTSLIVLFNGEITARFDDISDLDEKELGFYMLGIKRQGDEA; this is encoded by the coding sequence ATGGAACCGGCACTTGTTTTAGAGGGGATCACCAAGGTGTATCCGGGGGTTGTGGCCAACCGTAATATCTCATTTTCTCTTAACGAGGGTGAGATCCATGCGATCTGTGGAGAAAATGGAGCGGGAAAGTCCACCCTCATGAAGATTATCTTCGGCATGGAACAGCCTTCGGAGGGAAAGATCTTTCTGAAAGGAAAGGAAGTGCACATTCGTTCCCCCCAGGATGCCATCGATCTCGGCATAGGAATGGTGCATCAACATTTCATGCTGGTTCCATCCTTTACCGTTGCAGAGAATTTGGTGCTGGGCATGGAACCTTCCCGGTATACCAAGCTCGATAAGGGCAAAGCCATTGCGGAAACCAGGGAGGTTGCCGAACAGTTTGAACTGAAGGTTACTCCCGAAGCCCGGGTCGAGGATATCGGTGTAGCCATGATGCAGAAACTTGAAATCCTCAAGGCCCTCTACCGCGGTGCACGGATTTTGATCCTGGATGAACCTACCGCGGTTCTTACCCCTCAGGAGACGGATGAACTCTTTGAGCAGCTGCTTGTGCTGAAAAAGCGGGGACATACCATTGTTTTTATCTCACACAAGCTGAAGGAAGTGAAACAGATCAGCGACAGGATCACCGTGATCAGAAAAGGGGAGGTTGCCGGAAGGTTTTTGACCTCGCAGGTCGATGAACGGGAAATTTCCGAAGCGATGATCGGAAAGATCATGAGCGGGGGAACAAAATGGAAACGGGTTTCCCCCGGCAGGCAGGCTTTGCGTGCGGAGGCGCTGAGCCTTGTGGATACAAACGGCCGGCCGGTGCTTCGAAAGCTCTCCTTTTCGTTACGTGAGGGGGAAATCCTTGGCGTGGCGGGTGTTGAAGGCAATGGTCAGCGTGAACTTATCGAGCTTATTACCGGCCAGCGCAGACTGCAGGAAGGTTCTCTTTCCTATGGGGAAAAAGAGCTGCGTCCCCGGAATATCGGCCAGGTTCGCTCCCTCGGCCTTGCCTATATTCCCGAGGACCGTATGAGAAACGGATGCGCCACCGGCGGCGCCATATGGGAAAATCTCATAACCAATCGCCTCTCCGACAAACGCTTTTCCCGCCGATCATGGTTGCGCAAACGGGAGATCGAAAACGATAGCAGAACACTGGTCGGGGAATACGATATTCGCTGTTCCTCAATTGCCGACAGTGTAGGGCAGCTTTCGGGAGGAAATATCCAAAAGGTGGTTGTCGCACGGGAATGTGCTTCCGATCCTTCCATCCTGGTGGCCGATCAGCCGACCCGGGGAGTGGATATCAATTCCGCCGAACAAATCCACCGGAAAATTATCGAGATGAGTCGAAACCAGACCGCGGTGCTCCTGGTTTCCGCGGACCTGGGAGAACTCCTTGATCTCTGTACAAGCTTGATTGTCCTTTTTAATGGAGAGATTACCGCACGTTTCGATGATATTTCCGATCTCGATGAAAAGGAGCTTGGTTTTTATATGCTTGGAATAAAGCGACAGGGAGACGAGGCATGA
- a CDS encoding BMP family ABC transporter substrate-binding protein, translated as MKKRCLSMLILTVMVACFGWAGGQNEGPVDTDTLRVILIIPGNLGDKSFFDSANRGLDLVAREFGAETKVIEAGVDSTKWEPALYDAIDGDWDIIITGSSMTELLNQVAPQYPDQRFINFDTSIVETPNNVYSMFYATNDIGFLAGTVAALVTTSDLPLSNDEATIGFLGGMDIPGINDFLVGYIEGALNINPDIQVLISYAGDFNDPAKGKELSLVQYNAGADIIYNVAGGTGLGLMDAAKAANGYAIGVDSDQAMLFRESDPQKASHIVTSTIKRIDQSVLRAVSLALSGELPFGTHEVLGVKEGGVGLAKNEFYDAVMSDELKARVEAVTQELVAGQIEVSSAFGMESEQINALRERVSRR; from the coding sequence ATGAAAAAACGATGTCTTAGCATGCTCATCCTTACGGTAATGGTTGCGTGTTTCGGATGGGCCGGAGGACAAAACGAGGGTCCTGTCGATACTGATACCCTTCGGGTCATTCTTATCATTCCAGGTAATCTGGGGGATAAGTCGTTCTTTGATTCTGCGAACAGGGGACTGGACTTGGTTGCCCGGGAATTCGGCGCCGAGACCAAGGTTATTGAGGCCGGGGTGGATTCCACCAAATGGGAGCCGGCCTTGTATGACGCCATCGACGGGGATTGGGACATTATTATTACCGGAAGTTCGATGACCGAGCTTCTCAATCAGGTGGCGCCCCAGTACCCAGACCAAAGGTTTATCAACTTCGATACATCGATTGTCGAAACACCGAATAATGTCTATTCGATGTTTTACGCCACTAACGACATCGGCTTTCTTGCCGGAACGGTGGCGGCTCTGGTAACCACCTCCGATCTGCCCCTTTCCAATGATGAGGCGACGATTGGTTTTCTGGGGGGGATGGATATTCCGGGAATCAACGACTTTTTGGTCGGCTATATCGAAGGTGCTTTGAACATCAATCCCGATATCCAGGTGCTTATCTCCTATGCCGGAGACTTTAATGATCCTGCCAAGGGAAAGGAGCTCTCACTTGTCCAGTACAACGCCGGGGCCGACATCATCTACAATGTGGCAGGCGGTACCGGCCTGGGCTTGATGGATGCAGCAAAGGCGGCAAACGGCTATGCAATTGGAGTCGACTCCGATCAGGCCATGCTTTTCCGGGAGAGCGATCCTCAAAAGGCGTCCCACATTGTTACCTCGACGATCAAGCGAATCGATCAATCCGTACTTCGGGCCGTCTCTCTCGCCCTGTCCGGGGAGCTTCCATTCGGCACCCATGAGGTTCTTGGTGTCAAAGAGGGTGGCGTCGGCCTTGCAAAGAATGAGTTTTACGATGCGGTGATGAGCGACGAGTTGAAGGCCAGGGTCGAAGCGGTTACCCAGGAACTGGTCGCAGGGCAGATTGAGGTCTCTTCCGCCTTCGGCATGGAATCTGAACAGATCAACGCCCTCAGGGAGCGTGTTTCCCGGAGATAG
- a CDS encoding LacI family DNA-binding transcriptional regulator, with translation MAATLDDIARQAGVSIATVSMALNKKKGVSKSKAEEIRRIAQELGYQKQQEPDLDGRTLRFVQILKSSDSWDDTYRIFIAEYLEGITTVAAAHGMTVDIQTFMLENIKAIGCRETQENGVGTIFLGAGLYREDVRLLHEIDPHGIFIDVCYYGINATFVDIDNAESIYQIVSHLVDKGHSRIGFIQADRLSPNFQAREDAYRAALRLFGLAYSDDMVVRIATNRETGKQAFTDYFKTHRGHASAFLCANDILAYNCMNACRDIGLTIPGDIALVGFDDLPASKELSPSLSTVRISRKSIAERAFHHLIDYQRGLVPPPPEKILIAGRLMIRESS, from the coding sequence ATGGCAGCAACATTAGACGACATTGCACGACAAGCCGGAGTTTCCATAGCCACCGTTTCTATGGCGCTCAACAAAAAAAAGGGAGTCAGCAAAAGCAAGGCCGAAGAGATCCGGCGTATAGCTCAGGAGTTGGGTTATCAAAAGCAGCAGGAGCCCGACCTCGACGGCAGAACGCTCCGATTTGTGCAGATCCTAAAGTCCTCCGACTCCTGGGATGATACCTACCGTATCTTTATCGCCGAATACCTTGAAGGCATTACAACGGTGGCCGCGGCGCACGGAATGACCGTGGACATTCAGACCTTTATGCTGGAAAACATCAAGGCCATCGGATGTCGCGAAACCCAGGAAAACGGTGTGGGAACGATTTTTCTCGGTGCAGGGCTTTACCGGGAAGATGTCCGCCTTCTTCACGAAATCGATCCGCACGGGATCTTTATTGATGTGTGCTACTATGGGATCAATGCGACCTTTGTCGATATCGATAATGCCGAAAGTATCTATCAAATCGTATCCCATCTCGTCGATAAGGGGCATAGCCGAATCGGCTTTATCCAGGCCGATAGGCTGAGTCCCAATTTTCAGGCGAGGGAAGATGCATACAGGGCGGCCCTCCGCCTTTTCGGGCTTGCATACAGCGACGATATGGTTGTACGAATCGCTACCAATAGAGAAACAGGGAAACAGGCCTTCACCGATTATTTTAAAACCCACCGCGGTCATGCGAGCGCCTTTCTGTGCGCCAACGATATCCTTGCCTACAACTGCATGAATGCCTGTCGGGATATTGGTTTGACAATTCCAGGTGATATTGCCCTCGTAGGTTTCGACGACCTTCCGGCAAGTAAAGAGCTCTCTCCTTCCCTCTCAACGGTACGCATTTCGCGCAAAAGCATTGCGGAACGGGCATTTCATCACCTTATCGACTACCAAAGGGGATTGGTACCACCTCCCCCCGAAAAAATCCTCATCGCAGGGCGACTGATGATACGGGAAAGCTCATAG
- a CDS encoding PucR family transcriptional regulator: MEQSPGLSEGRLYHAYERFLDILSKGQGITPLLEAGYDMLGMPLHLLDPAFRLIRKVGGEGLDDERWLEYIEEGVISEKQLVRIKESGYLQRVQNPEGIPTIEAGCGGRPDVIGCDVVAKGKLIGRLGIWCTRSYTREDIDIVALLGKSLSAELQKYHLSYLDLHSRGDYFLSRILREEVGTKEEIEHLQNILDVKVEGRLRILLVRETRENKNECCAPSFIQRKVQAIFPRSLCTVVDDQVVALLNGNAGKSLSPEKRKELAALAERNKFRCGISREYDLLSKTAEHLRQAKAALRFAPADRLLSCYEDIFLTDILFLCSQSVNPEDLCYPPLLRLREYDASYHTEYVSSLRLFINHSGNMSRAAKALSIHYNTMKYRIDVIKELLEIENFSLPELAKLQFSLMAMEWH; the protein is encoded by the coding sequence ATGGAACAAAGCCCGGGGCTCTCTGAAGGGCGCCTTTATCATGCATACGAGCGTTTTCTCGACATCCTTTCCAAGGGACAGGGGATTACCCCATTGTTGGAGGCTGGGTATGATATGCTTGGTATGCCGTTACATCTTCTTGATCCTGCTTTTCGGCTGATACGAAAGGTCGGTGGGGAAGGCCTTGATGACGAGCGTTGGTTGGAGTATATCGAGGAAGGAGTCATTTCAGAAAAGCAATTGGTACGGATCAAGGAATCAGGTTATCTGCAAAGGGTGCAGAATCCAGAGGGAATCCCGACGATCGAAGCCGGATGTGGTGGGCGTCCCGATGTTATCGGTTGTGATGTCGTTGCAAAGGGAAAGCTTATAGGCAGGCTTGGTATATGGTGTACTCGAAGTTACACCCGGGAAGATATCGATATCGTCGCTCTGCTTGGAAAAAGCCTTTCCGCCGAACTTCAGAAATACCATCTTTCCTATCTCGATTTGCATAGCAGAGGCGATTATTTCCTCAGTCGAATTCTCAGGGAGGAGGTTGGGACGAAAGAGGAAATCGAGCATCTGCAGAATATCCTTGATGTTAAAGTGGAAGGGCGGCTGCGTATTCTCCTTGTTCGGGAAACAAGGGAAAACAAGAACGAATGTTGTGCCCCCAGCTTCATCCAAAGAAAAGTGCAAGCCATTTTTCCACGAAGCTTGTGCACCGTAGTGGATGATCAGGTTGTTGCCCTTCTCAACGGTAATGCGGGAAAGAGTCTTTCCCCCGAAAAGAGGAAGGAGCTTGCGGCGCTTGCCGAGAGAAACAAATTCCGCTGTGGCATCAGCAGGGAGTATGATCTCCTATCCAAGACTGCAGAACATCTTCGCCAGGCCAAAGCCGCCCTTCGCTTTGCCCCGGCAGATCGGCTACTTTCCTGTTATGAAGATATATTCCTTACTGACATACTCTTCCTCTGTTCTCAAAGTGTAAACCCGGAGGACCTCTGCTATCCGCCTCTTTTGCGGCTTCGGGAATATGATGCTTCGTATCATACGGAATATGTGTCAAGTCTCAGGCTGTTTATCAATCATTCCGGTAACATGTCCCGTGCTGCAAAGGCGCTTAGCATCCACTACAACACCATGAAGTACAGGATAGACGTTATTAAGGAGCTCTTGGAGATCGAAAATTTTTCTCTCCCGGAGCTTGCCAAACTGCAGTTTTCTTTGATGGCAATGGAATGGCATTGA